The DNA segment CAGTAAATAATACAGGAAGCTTTGAAAGAGTCAATTATGGAAGTAGTACAGAAGAATTTGCTACTTTAACAGCTGTAAATGAATACAAAGTTCTTGAAAAAGAGTGTTTACAAGAAATTAAAGAAGGCATATCTTCTCCAATAAAATATTTTATGTATAAAAATAGAATGGATTTACCTACACTTTGTAGTGCAATTGGCATGTTTAGTTTTAGAGTAAAAAGACATTTAAGAATGAAATATTTTAAAAAATTAAATGATAAAGTTTTGGCTAAATATGCAGAAATATTTAATATAAATTTAGAAGATTTGAAGAGTTTTAAATATGAATAAAGAGTTTAAACATTCGCAATTTGCGCATTGTGAAAGTGGTGTTTTATCTTCTATGCTTACAAATTATGGATTAAGTATTAGTGAACCTATGGTTTTTGGATTAACAAATAGTTTAACTTTTGCTTTTTTTCCAGTAATAAAAGTAAATAATATGCCTTTGATAGCGTATAGAGCAATTCCCAAAAATATCATTAAAAATGTTGAAAAAGTTTTAAATATTAAAATGTATAAAAAGAGTTATAAAAATATAATTGAAGCTAATTTAGAACTTACAAAACTTGTAGAAAATGAAAAAAAACTTGTAGGATTACAAACTTCAGTTTTTTATCTTCCTTATATGCCAGAAAATATGAGATTTCATTTTAATGCACACAATTTATTAGTTTATGGAAAAGAAGGAAATATATATAAAATATCTGATCCTGTTTTTGAAGATGTTGTAGAATGTAATCAAAAAGAGTTAACAAAAGCAAGATTTGCAAAAGGAGTTTTTGCTCCAAAGGGATTTTTATATTATCCTTTAGAAATACCAAAAAATATAGATTTTACAAATGTTTTGAAAAAATCTATTAGAAAAAATGCAAAATCGATGTTAACACCTTTTCCTTTTGCTGGAGTAAATGGTATGAAGAAATTAGCAAAAGCTATATTAAAACTTGAAAATAAAGATGAAAGATATATTAAAAATTATCTTACTCATATTGTAAGAATGCAAGAAGAAATAGGAACTGGTGGCGGAGGGTTTAGATATCTTTATGCTGC comes from the Arcobacter lacus genome and includes:
- a CDS encoding BtrH N-terminal domain-containing protein produces the protein MNKEFKHSQFAHCESGVLSSMLTNYGLSISEPMVFGLTNSLTFAFFPVIKVNNMPLIAYRAIPKNIIKNVEKVLNIKMYKKSYKNIIEANLELTKLVENEKKLVGLQTSVFYLPYMPENMRFHFNAHNLLVYGKEGNIYKISDPVFEDVVECNQKELTKARFAKGVFAPKGFLYYPLEIPKNIDFTNVLKKSIRKNAKSMLTPFPFAGVNGMKKLAKAILKLENKDERYIKNYLTHIVRMQEEIGTGGGGFRYLYAAFLQEAKAYALDNEKLDKAIFLITSSGDTLREFALKCVESAKKLERFNPKDITNILLKASELEKEAFKILKTI